The Acinonyx jubatus isolate Ajub_Pintada_27869175 chromosome B3, VMU_Ajub_asm_v1.0, whole genome shotgun sequence genomic interval CCAGTATGCCCCCTGAAAGCTTTGGGGTGGGAGATACCAGACTTTCCCACCAGAGGGCAGGAGCGAGCTATCTCCGGAGCAGCAGTCTGGAGATATTTCTGGctaaagggaggaagggagagagcccTAGGAAAGGATCTGGTGGAGAAAGGACCTCCTGATTTTACACCTGAGACCTAGCATGGCCATGAGTCCTGGTGTGACTAATCTCTAAGCATTAaaggtgcccccacccctgccttccccaccccaccctcaccgtGTCCCTGCAGCTCCGCTCAGCAGGAGCCCAGGCTTTGCAGGAGCAGCTGGGGGCTGTCACCTGTGTGGGCAGCCTGGATCTGTCAGACAATGGTAAGTAGGGACACTTCCATTCCTGAGGACCAATGGGGCCAGGGGCCTGGGGCACGGCCCCCTCACCCCCTGCTGCCCTCAGGCCTCAAAGCCAGACCTCTCCCATCTATTGGCCAGGGTTCGACTCGGACCTCCTGACACTGGTGCCCGCACTTGGCAAGAACAAGTCCCTCAAGCACCTGTTCCTGGGCAAGAACTTCAATGTCAAGGCCAAGTGAGGTCCCCTCCCCATACCCACAGACCTCACTCCATCATCCACCTATCCTTTTGGCTCACTGTGTTACCtctggcccctccctgctcaaATCACCTCCTGCTCCTCCAGTAGCATGACCCCaacccctcccttcctgctctgagCCCTGACTCCCCACAGGACCCTGGAGGAGATCCTCCACAAGCTGGTGCAACTGATCCAAGAAGAGGACTGTGTGAGTGACTGGGCTTGGGAAGGGATCCACAGTGGCAGGGGCTGCGGGGACTGGGCTCAACCCCACTCTTGCCCACATAGTCCCTGCAGTCACTGTCAGTGGCAGACTCAAGGCTGAAGCTCCGCACCAGCATCCTCATCAATGCCCTGGGCAGCAACACCTGCCTGGCTAAGGTGGATCTGAGTGGCAATGGCATGGAGGACATCGGGGCCAAGATGCTGTCTAAGGCCCTGCAGATAAACTCCTCCCTCAGGTACGGTGCACACCTTGATCTCTGAACTGGAGTCCCAgtaccccctccacacacacacacgcacgcacacgcacgcacgcacgcgcgcgtcCTGCTTGCTGTGTTGCTCTGTAGCCCAGCTTCCAGAACACCTTCAGGCCCAGAACCATCTTGGAGTCAGCCTCATTacccaggaaaggagggaggactCCAGAAGGGGGTGCGTGCCTACCCCTAAAAAGGACCCAGAGGGAGGGGTAACCAGCTACTGTTCACTGTCTCCCTAGAACCATCCTATGGGATCGAAACAACACATCTGCCCTGGGCTTTCTGGACATCGCAAGGGCCCTGGAGAGGTGAGTGGACCAGAGCTCTGCCCTGACCCgagccccagcctccctgggTCTGGACCAAGCCTGCTACATTAGCCCCACCCTGGTTCACTCAACTTGTTTGCAGAGATATGTTAGGAAAGGCCCAGGTGACGGAAATGGTTAGCAAGGAGAGTATGGAGAGCAAGGGCCTCTCCCCACCTTTCCCTAACCCAGCTGTGTCACTGTACCTTATAGCAACCACACACTGCGCTTCATGTCCTTCCCCGTGAGTGACATCTCCCAAGCCTACCGCAGCGCCCCGGAGCGCACCGAGGATGTCTGGCAGAAGGTAGAGGCCTCGGCAGGGTGGAACAGAAAGGGGCAGGGGCCAGCCCATATCCCAGGCCCtgacccctcccaccccatcatCTCCAGATCCAGTGGTGCTTGGTGAGGAACAACCACTCCCAGACATGCCCTCAGGAGCAGGCCTTCAGGCTGCAGCAGGGCCTGGTGACCAGCAGCGCCGAGCAAGTAAACGTTTCCCTCTGGGACACGTGGGGCATGCATGGGGCACACAGGGCTCAGGTGTGATGTGATAGAGGGTGCACACACAAGGGTGGGGGCATGAAAGAGGCATTTTGTGGTGTCCCCAACTGGACTGAATGCATGGGAGAGCAAAAGACGGGACATTCAGAGTATGGCTTAAACATGAGAGAACGTGTGGGGTGCCCCAGACCAGGAGTCCCTGGGACCACAGGAACTCCCCTGAGCATTCAAGGGCATcccaagaagagagaacaggcCATCCAGAGACACCACTACTACCCCATCAGTGCCAGCACCAGGAGCACTGCCCAAGGGGACCCAGAAATGGGATGCCTGGGGTCCCACCTGGGAAGATGAGGGTGCGAGGATCCCCCCCGCTGACACTTCTGCCGACTGTGCTCCAGATGCTGCAGCGGCTGTGTGGCCGGGTGCAGGAGGAGGTTCGGGCCCTGAGGCTGTGCCCCCTGGAGCCTGTGCAGGATGAGCTGCTTTATGCTCGGGACCTGATCAAGGACGCCAAAAACTCACGGGCGGTGAGCCCTCTGCAGCCCCACCCTCCTTCGCAGTCCGAGAGCCCAGGAAGGCCGGCCACACTACCCCAGGAGTATCCGCGCCCTGACCCATGCATCTGtcctcccagcccagggcccccaAGGACCTGGTCAGGCCCGATTCTGACCTTCTGATGATAGCCCTTTCCTTCTGCAGCTGTTTCCCAGCCTCTATGAGCTGGGCCATGTGCTGGCCAATGACGGGCCTGTACGGCAGAGGCTGGAGTCAGTTGCCAGTGAGGTGTCCAAGGCTGTGGACAAGGAACTGCAGGCAAGTCCTGAGGGAAGAAGCCCAGTGTTGACCAAGGCTCAAAGCTGAGGGCTGAGGTCAGCATGGGGAAATTActggggacaggaaggaaaggcagagttGAAGCCATCCACACTCCCAATGTTTCTGGCTTTGCTAGAAAACAGGGCTTGGATTTTTTCTGCTAGCTTCCACGTTGACCCCTGAACTCTGACCTCTCCCCTGTCCATATGGCAGGATGGAAGGAACACTTACCAGGATGTGGGGAAGCCTGAATGTCCCAGGCTCTGCTGGTAACCAGCCCCAGAACGTTGGTGGGCCCCTTAGTCTCACCATGGGGGGCTGGAATAGACAGGCTAGAGTCTCTTCCAGTGTGGTGCCAGCCCTGaccctgcgccccccccccccccccggggctctggcctcccctccccccatactAGGTGATCCTGGAGTCGATGGTCAGCCTTACACAGGAGTTATGTCCTGTGGCCATGCGAGTGGCTGAGGGACACAACAAGATGCTGAGCAATGTGGCTGAGCGCGTCACTGTGCCCCGGAACTTCATCCGAGGGGCGCTGCTGGAGCAGGCAGGACAGGACATTCAGAACAAGCTGGAGTGAGAAGTGGAGGGGGTTGGCACTGGGAAGGGGCTGGATTTGTCCCAGAGCACTTAGGAACCTGGGGCCCAGCTACAGCAATGAATAATGAATGGCATAATCTCCATTACAAGGGATAAATCTTTAACTAACTGCAACCTTGCTATTTAGGGTCTAACTGGTCTTTGCCCTAGAAATCTAAGTGCTGAGCCTGGGTTTAGGAGCCTGGCAGTGCACATGtaggtgtacacacacactcagccaCACACATCCACCAAGAATGGCCTCCCAGAAACAAAGCACAGCCTCCTCGGAGGCATGGACAAAATCGATgtgagtaggggtgcctggactATGCTCTGCCCTCACTCAGTTCTCGTGTTCCCCTCCAGTGTTCTCTCATCCTAGGTGCCACTGCTCACCAAAGCAAAGGAATATTATCACTCATATCCATGAAGTGGCCAGCTCAAGAAGAGCCAGTTTCTGGGCTTCCAGCAGAGACCAGCAGGGTTCACTCAGCACCCCAATTTACCCAGCTCTGTTCCACTGGAACTCCAGGAGCCTGGCCCAGAGCCCCTTTGCTCTTTCTCCTCAATTCCTCTTTGCCCACCCTCCCGATCTACACACACCTATGCGGGGTGTCAGTGGGTGGGACAGAGCATGCCTTTATGGAGACACAAGGGAGACCTAAGGTGCCTCCATGGATGTCCAGGCCAGCTGCCCACTCCCTTAGGCACCTGGGGAAAGGCTTAGGGGCCAGGGAGCAGGATGACTGAGTAGTCCCACCTGTGCCCACAGTGAAGTAAAGCTCTCAGTCGTCACCTACTTGACCAACTCCATAGTGGACGAGATCCTGCAGGAGCTGTACCACTCCCACAAGAGCCTGGTAAGGCTTCTGAACCCCAGCCAGGCTCAGGCACACTCTCCACCCCACATCATCCCATCTCCCCCAACCAACCATCCCCCAAAGCCCCTGAAGGTGAGCAGCTTCCTTGGGAACCTGTTCACATCTGTCCTTCCCCAGGCCCGGCACCTGGCCCAGCTAAAGACACTATCAGATCCACCATCGGGGCCAGGCCAAGGGCAGGATCCGTCCTCCCGGGGCCGAGGCCGGAACCATGACCATGAGGAGACCACAGATGATGAACTTGGGACCAACATCGTGAGTGCCCCAACACCCACTCCCCACCTTAAACTAGGTCCTGACCCTGAACCTGCAAAACACTGTCCCCATCCATTTCTCTGGACTCCACTTTCCCCTGACACTGGGCCTGGTCTCATCCCCCAGCCCCAATCCAGCCCAGCCTCTTCCCTTGTCCCAATACCTCAGCCACCCAAAGAAAGTGAGGCAGGAAGGGCTCTAAAGAGAAGGCTTTATGAGGAATAAGAGGCTTCAGATGAGGCTCCTGGGACTTTCAACTTGGCTCCACCATTGGTTTCCATTTCTGCAGGACACCATGGCCATCAAAAAGCAGAAACGCTGCCGCAAGATCCGGCCAGTGTCCGCCTTCATTAGTGAGTCCCCAGCCTCAATTCTAATGTCCTCCAGGTCCCTACACCCTTCCCAAGCCCTGgcccctttctttttaattgtctttccagcctgctttctccctgtgcctcttGCTACTCCCTCTAATGCTGCTGTGCCCACAGGTGGGAGCCCTCAGGACATGGAAAGCcagctggggagcctggggatCCCCCCTGGCTGGTTCTCAGGACTCGGAAGCAGCCAGCCCACAGGCAGTGGCTCCTGGGAGGGTCTATCCGAGCTGCCCACTCATGGCTATAAACTAAGGCATCAAACACAAGGCAGGCCTCGGCCCCCCAGGACCATACCTCCAGGACCTGGTCGGCCCAGTGTGAGTCCATAAGTCCTTGCAAAAGGACCAACACCACTTAGCAATGCCAGAGCCAGGGGTTCTAGCCTTAGGACCAAAATGCCAGAAACATCAGCCTTGGGGGATCAGGCAGGGGCCCAGGCAGGCCACTGAAAAGAGGATGGGATTAGCAAGTTTTCCCAGATAGGAAATCTGTCTGCCAGTCAGTGGCAATTCCCATTTGGGTGAGGGATACAGCCAAGAGCCACCATGCCTAGGAAATGCCCAGGCAGACTGAAGTCTAAATTTTCATGGGGCCAACAAGAGGCAAGTCCAAGTCCAAGGGGGAAGGCCCTGAGTGAATGGAGGGAGTAGGGAGGACTTCCTGTTCCAGATGAGATACCCTACAGGACTTTCCTCCCAGCAGGTGCCAATAACTGGGACCCGACAGGAGAATGGGATGGCCACCCGCCTGGATGAGGGGCTGGAGGATTTTTTCAGCCGAAGGGTCATGGATGAAAGCTCCAGGTGTGGCACCTAGGCACAGTCCCATTTTCTGCAGGCCCAGAGGCCCTGAAGGGCTCCTTCCCAGCAGTCATGGAGGCCTCTCCAATGGCAGTGTCCCAAAGCCAGTCTCTCTGAAACATTTCCCCCACGTTCTTGTCCTTCCCCACTCAGCCCTTAACTCCCATGTTCTCTGACTTTCCTCAGGACAGCTGGGAAGCATGGGGCCAGGGTGAACCACCAcgatgggatggggggggggtcgCAACAGGCACTGGGATGGGATGACAGTGGTAAGAGCCCTGGAGGGTATATTCTCTGTCACAGTCCTGCAGACTCCCCAGCACCTGTCCAGAAGAAACGGAGTCACTGGGAGAAGCTGAGAGaaggatggggggatgggggtgcctgggaggaaGGAGTtgctggggagacagagggaaggaggctgcTGGAGGATGACGGAGAAGGTGAGGAAGCCATGTCTCCTGAGACCTAAGTGGAAAGGGTTACGGGGCAGCAGGAGAGACTGGATGAAAGGAAAGTTGGAGGCTTATTAGACCCAGGGCTAGACTAACACTAGCACCAGCCTGGGCCCTGAGTGACCTCCACATCTGGCATTTTGCACCTGCCTGCGACTTTGTCAGTAACTCACCCCAACTCTGCTCAGCTACCCCCGGACTCTGCGGACCCTGCGGCCAGGCCTCTCAGAGCCACCACTGCCTCCACTCCAGAAGAAGAGACGCAGAGGCCTGTTTCACTTTCGCCGGCCCCGGAGCTTCAAGGGGGATAGGGGACCAGGGTCCCCCACCACtgggctcctcctccctcctcccccacccccacccccaactcaggAGAGCCCCCCAAGCCCAGATCCCCCCAGCCTTGGCAATAATTCCTCCCCCTGttggagcccagaggaggagagCGGCCCCCTCCCTGGATTTGGGGGGAGCCGGGGGCCTTCCTTCCGCAGGAAGATGGTAAGTGATGTGAGGTGCTGTATCCTCGCTGGTTGCTGTTCCACACATAGCCCACCCACTTACCCTGTCCCAGGCAGTTAATGGGAAAATGACAGGACTCGAGGTTCTGGGGAACTTTGGTCTTCCCAATGGCCCCACTCCTTGAGTGATCTAAGCCTGGTGACCCAGAGCATGCTGGGAGTGCTGCATGCAaagaaggacagaggaaggactcctcagaggaggggtggagggtcAGAGGGTTGCGGCAGGGCAGTCCCAGGGCTGGGGTCTCAGAGGGGTAGGggccctccctcactcccttgcAGCCTATGGAGCCCCTTCTCCATCAGGAACTGCTTATAAACCCACGGCCTTGTTCCAGGGCACTgagggggcagagccaggggaggggggcctggCCCCTGGGACGGCACAGCAGCCAAGGGTCCATGGTGTTGCCCTTCCTGGGTTGGGAAGAGCCAAGGGTTGGAGCTTCGACGGGAAACGAGAGGTGAGGGGAGCCCAGGCACCCAAGTGTTTCTATGGATCCCTGTCTGCCTCCCTTCTGTGCCCTGTTCCTGCTTGGGCCAGTGGAGAGAGTGATTCTCTGGTGTTAGAAAGTGTTAGCTGCAAGTCTGCTCATTCCACACACTCACCTGCCGTGAAAGGCTGAGGAGGTCATTTAGCCTCCCGGAGCCTCTACCTCCCTGGAAAATGGGCAGTTGTAAAAATACTTACCTCTAGAGTTCTGTTTCTGAAAGTTTGGTGACTAGATTATCACCTTTATGACtgattttccccttccccacataCCACCTGGAttattattcacatatttttatttaaatcaactcACCCTTTTAACTTAGTCTTGTCCTAagcattatcattttttaaatcatggactTATTGTActagtcatgtttttttttctaccacacataaaataaacacataactGCTAAAATGACAGTATGCTCATTCATGTAAGCCGTTTCTTACACCCCCTAGGGTGGTAGGGGTGTGACTTTTGAGGGATAAGGGTACAAGTGTCCAGGGACTAATGCCATGAGAATGGCATGAGATGCTAGAGCAGAAGCCCCTTGTTAACTGCAGTCTCCATGTAGAGGGGACTTTCTTATGACCTGACTCAGCTATCCTTTCAGGGTACAGGCCCAGACCTGGAGGGCAGTGTCCAGGCTTGGCAGAAACGGCGCTCTTCAGACGATGCAGGTGAGACAGTCcccctcacttccttcccttGACCCCTCTCTCAGGGGCCCCTTCTAATTcgcctttccccttcccccctttctcatctcctccctgcaccccagggCCGGGAGCCTGGaagcccccaccaccaccccaaagCACCAAGCCAAGCTTCAGCGCCATGCGCCGAGCAGAAGCCACATGGCACATAGGTATGGAACGCCTCTTCTCAGGCAGCAGCACTGAAGGCCCAGGGTGTGTCCAAAGAACCAGAAGCCACAGCCCCCATGTTGGGGAATTTACAGCCAAGGTGGGGCAGTCAGGAAGTCACCACAGTAAAAATGTTTTGAGGATATTTACAAAGCCTCATTCAAAGGAAAGGAACAACCCAATGCAAAGAAAGATCTTACAGAACAAAAGTGGCTTTGCCAGGATTAGCAGAAAGGAAGAACACTTTGTGGATGGTTCCAGGGAATTCGGTAGAGCAGGGGCCACCTCTGGCCACCGTCAGCAGAGTGGCACCTCTATAAAGAgggtctctctctgcacctcagctAGGAAAGAGGGTGAGCAAGTACCAGCCATGCCAGACCCACCTCGAACATTCCAGTCTCCTCCGAAAGTAGCTCGCCAAGCCATCCACAGTTCACTCAGAAATGTGCCACAAGAAAAGGGCAAGAGCCATGCCTTGGGGGTCAGAAACCCTGGGTGTTGGTCCCGGTTCAACCACCACCAACAGTGTTGACCTTAAGCAAGTCATTTACCTTCTGGCTTCAGAACTCTGGAGGAGTAAATGAATTGTGGTAGGATGCTTTCTTTCTGCTGGGATCAGAGCACTTAAGGAGCCTCTAAAGGAAAGCTGGTCAGCTCGGCATCAACTCACTTGCCCACAGGCCTGGAACACAACCCTCCGACAACACTGACGTGGACAAATCTCCCCATAGAGGCAGACACTTACTCACCCGCCCTCTCCCATCCCAAGGCTGGGGCACAAGGGCATGGTGCAGAGTCCGTGCCCCTGGCCAATCCTCCAAGGCCATCCCAGCACTGAAGGCATCTTTGCTGATCATCCCATCCCACTCACAGACTAGTTAAAACACCTAAAGCGAGGCTCCATCCTTCATTTAGGAAAGCACAatagtcagatgctccactgggCACACACCTACCACTAGCACCCTCCAGGTCCCTCTTACTCACAcctcacagatacacacacagacaacACCTTCCAGGTAGTGCACCCTCAGGCTCAGATTGCATGAAGCCACAGAGGCAGCGGTGAGAGGGTGCCAGGGCATCTCTCCCCAAGGCTCTCACCATCTAAATCAGACTGGCAGAGTCCTGGGAATGCCAGGCTGCAGCCTTGGCAAGGCCTTGGGGCACTGCGGCCTTGGATGGGCAGCCATGCCTGTGGACCCAGCAGTCCCTGTACCCTGGCTCTGCCCCAGCAGGCATGGGCTCAAGCACTGCCCTTCAAGAGGAACAGCCACACCAGGGCCCCCTCCAAAGGTGATGGGCTCAGGACAATCCTGGAGACCATACCAAGGAGACAGAAACACTTAGAGCAGAAGGGGACatccagggcagaggcagaggagcaAATGGGCTTGGAGGGGAGAAGTCCTGGCCTCCAGGGCTTCATAAGGAAGAAGGTCAGGGAGAGCTATGCAAGAATGCCTTTTCCTACagcttctcctctcttcccatcccccagctgaggAGAGTGCCCCCAACCACAGCTGccagagccccagcccagcctctcaggacggggaggaggaaaaggagggggcCCAATTCCCAGAGAGGACCGTTCCCACTAGGAATGCCAAGGTGAGGGCCAgcaaggcagaggggaagggccCTTGGATGAGGTGAAGGGACTAACTGACccagtcttttccttcttttgccaGCTGCAGGACCCCCCTTTAGCTTCACGGGCCCCCAAGCCAGTGGCTGTGCCCCGGGGCCGCCGGCCCCCCCAGGagccagggggcagggaggaggctgaggctgggggtgcaGTCCTAGGAATGAACAAGCCCCGGCTGAGGCTGGGCTCACAGCAGGATCAAGAGGAGACCGAGGTCCAAGGTCTACCACCTGGCTCGGGGCGGGGTGCTTGGGGCGCCTCTGGGACCTCATTGCCCACCTCAGGACCCCTCCCGGGCTTGGAATGAGTCACAGCTTGGATGAGCACCCAGCCTATGAGCCCTACTCATGTGCCAGGCCCACCTTGACTGTCATTTCAGGGCCCCCAGATCCAGGCCGCCGGACTGCCCCCCTGAAGCCCAAGAGGACGCGGCGGGCACAGTCCTGTGACAAGCTGGAGCCTGACAGAAGGCAGCCCCCTGACCCCACAGGTGCCAGTGGGTTGGGCAAAAGGGCAGTCCCCCTCTGCCAGATATGGTATAGCCCACACCGAGAGGCTGGCTCTCCCTGCCTAGGAAACAGGACTCCCTGGATTTGTCCCCAGCAGGAACCAGTGAGCCAGGAACAGACTGACAGCCGCTACAGCACCCTGCCCAGCCCTCCTCTCAACATGTGCCTCACAAGGACTcagacccccacccaccccccacacctcCAGGCCCCTCTGCCAGCCCATCCCCCAGGGGCAGGATGGCAGGATGAGGCCTGGGGacaggaggtgggggacaggaTGGGAGGGAGCAAcctggagagagggaggcagagcttGGGGCAGGGCCGTCTCCTCGCCTGGAAGGGCAGATCTGTCCCTCTATCCCCAgggactctctccctccttgtatagaataaaaaaaacaaaatcactgcCTGCTTTGTCTCTGCTGTCTTCCCCATTCActgccaccaccccccaccatctGCTCCCCCTCAGTGTTCAGTGCTTGGCCACAGTGGGGAAAAGTAGGGAATACTCCACAGGGATGAGAATGGAGCTCTGACAGGAGAGAGATGGGCCCAAGACGTGCTAAGTGGGAGGGGACTGAAAAGTCcctaggtggggggtgggggagtgtatGTGCAGGATCTGGGCCTAGCTGGCTGAAGGAGAGACCAAAATGACACAAATCAGCACCAGTGTGTGTCCAGCTCTGGGGCATGTGGTGGGATTGGAAGGTCCCGGTGTTCAAGAGAAGGTTGAGGGGCAGCGtgctgtgtggtgtgtgtgcaagTTTCCACACAGGCAGGCTCACTAATGGCGGAATTAAATGATGTTGCATTATCTTAGGGGTACCATCAATAGGCAGAATCTCAACGGTAGATGGCCCGAGGGAACAGAAGTGTCCACAGTGAGGGATGATTAAATCAATTGTTTCCCATTGGTGTACTAACAAATACTACCTCAGCATTCAAGGCTCCATTCAGGAAcctcttcctctgggaagcccttcCGATTGCCTTCTCCTGACTCATCAAAATTAAACCCTCCCTCTCTGTGATCCATCGCATCCTGAATAAGTCTGGAACATTGCACCTGTCACATTTCattgtgtatttgtgtattaGCTCATCATCTCTCTGTCTGTGGGTCTGTCTGTTCTTTCTACATGCACCTCCCCAGGGGCAGGACCTATGTCTCAAACACCTGTGCCGGGTGATTGCCTGttcagccccagcccctggcacgcAGATGTTCAACAAATGGCCGTTAACTTAGAGCAGCTTAGAGAATGGAGGGTCAAGATGTTCCGGTGAACCCTCTCGTGTACTCATCCCAGGTCACCATGTACCCAAATGTCCTCATGTGTGGATGCAGCTCCCCAGGGAATTGCCTAGTTTCCCGGGTGTCACTGGGGAAGGACTAACGTCTTGTTTCCTCAAGATCTGTGTGTGACATGGCCCCTCCCACAAGGATGTGACCACACGGGTTGAATCTTGGGGGGTGAGGGGCGAATTGTGAGCACCAGAAAATGCTTCGGGAATCAGTCCTTTACCGCATGTCCCTAGTGGCAGCCCTGCCTCAGGATGGGAGACTGTGTGTGTCCTTAAGCAATTGTGTGCATCTCCTTGTGTGTCCCTGTTGAAAAGCAGCGAGGGAACTGGACCTCATTCTCAAAGCTATGAGATTTAGCGTGGTACGGGGTGGTTTTTAAGGAGCACGTGAAGATCTCCATTCTGTTGTATTTGGGTTGGTGTgaatgagtgtatgtgtgtgtgacaagTATAGCCCAGTGTTCTTTTATGAGTTACTGTGAATATCCTTCACAAGCGCGATGTGGAGAGTGCTGAGACTGGGTGTGTTTCCTTCTGTGTATCTGTAGGGCTGTAACTGTCGTGGTGTCACAGTGAGTTTATGGTGCTGGCGCCTGTGTGTGTCAGGATACGTGTGAGCCCACGAGCCGTGGGTGCGTGTGTCTCCATCGTCTCCTggtgtgaatgtgtgtgcgtgcacacactgCCACAATGTGTGCATGGGTGTGGTGTGAAGGGGAAGATGTGTGTCACTGTGTCTGTGGGGGTCCTGCCTCTGAGCCACCCCCGGCCCGCCCTCCTCCCCCGGCTCTGTGGCTCCCTCCCAGgcagtggccctgcccctcccctcttctccctcccaaccAGTCTGTGCGGGGGGGAGCTGGTGCTgcggcccccccacccctccccatccaGGCCCCATAAATAGCAGCAGAGCCGGAGCTGGAGCCGGCGCCAGCGGCTGGAGAAGCAAGGGAGTCAGGGCCAGGGCCAGAGAGCCGGAGAGAGGAGCCCCCCGACTAGAGCCCAGGTgagcctccccttcctccctagcccagccccagcctggcccagcctggcccagtcTCCATAACAAcatctccccccagcccccagagagGTCTCCAGTCCTGCCCGATCCCCTCACCACCACATGCACCTGCCCATCTCAGGGGCCCTGCGAGAACTGGGAGACTTGTGGCAGGAAGGCAGAGACCCCCACCCGCCCACCCAGACCCTCCCTCACATATCCAGAAAGGCACGCGctatggggagggggggaacccAGCCAGAGAAGGGTCCCGGTTCTGAGGGAGGTACGGGAACTGGCACACCCTCCTGGATACAGACACACGACTagggcacagacacacagggTGGGGGCATTCAGACACACCAACGCACACTCGCTTGGGGGAAGCACGACATGGGATCAGACAGCCTCACCCTGAGATGTGGACAGACACAGATAGATGGACTGACCAGCCGTGAACTCGGGCCAGCATACCCCTGCCTGCTGCTGCCCGAGGCTTGATACCACTGCTGGGGGAGGGTGGCGTGCGTGCATCCCACGGGCAGCATGGAGGGGGTTGTGGCTCCCCAAAAATCCTGTCGCTAAGAGACAGTGCCAGTGCTGCCAAGAAGTGTGAGaacaggggaggtggggagggaagcggGAGTTGTCATAGTGGGAGCCCCTGCCAGGAACCTGGAGGAGCTCTCAGCGGGGACGGGGCTCTGTCTCTAACTCCCCAAGcccaccacccctcccttgcCGTAAGTCACCCAGGAGATGAGTAGGGGGAGGTGGATAAGGACAGCCCCGCAGGGCATCTTACAACCTGCCTCCTCCTGCCCACCGCAGACTCCATTCTTGTAGCCCATCCCCTTCAGACTTCCAGGGGCTCCTCCACCCAtgtccccacccccttgccccaGTTCAGCTCCCTCGTGCCAAGACTGAGTGCAGTGCTGGCTCAAACATCAGTCGGGAAATAGCAGAAGGTGCTGAGGTAGCAGAAAGCATGGATCAATCGATGGCCTAGGAGCCAAGACTGCCAGgaaccccccacacccccagccctctCCAACCCCATCCATGCATAGTAGGT includes:
- the CARMIL3 gene encoding capping protein, Arp2/3 and myosin-I linker protein 3 isoform X3 produces the protein MAKPSAELTRELQDSIRRCLSQGAVLQQHRVKLETKPKKFEDRVLALTSWRLHLFPLKVPAKVESSFNVLEIRAFNTLSQNQILVETERGLVSMRLPSAESVDQVTRHVSSALSKVCPGPGCLIRRGNADTPEGPRDTSPNSETSTSTTHSVCGGFSETYAALCDYNGLHCREEVQWDVDTIYHAEDNREFNLLDFSHLESRDLALMVAALAYNQWFTKLYCKDLRLGSEVLEQVLHTLSKSGSLEELVLDNAGLKTDFVQKLAGVFGENGSCVLHALTLSHNPIEDKGFLSLSQQLLCFPTGLTKLCLAKTAISPRGLQALGQTFGANPAFASSLRYLDLSKNPGLLATDEANALYSFLAQPNALVHLDLAGTDCAIDLLLGALLHGCCSHLTYLNLARNSCSHRKGREAPPAFKQFFSSAYTLSHVNLSATRLPLEALRALLQGLSLNSHLSDLHLDLSSCELRSAGAQALQEQLGAVTCVGSLDLSDNGFDSDLLTLVPALGKNKSLKHLFLGKNFNVKAKTLEEILHKLVQLIQEEDCSLQSLSVADSRLKLRTSILINALGSNTCLAKVDLSGNGMEDIGAKMLSKALQINSSLRTILWDRNNTSALGFLDIARALESNHTLRFMSFPVSDISQAYRSAPERTEDVWQKIQWCLVRNNHSQTCPQEQAFRLQQGLVTSSAEQMLQRLCGRVQEEVRALRLCPLEPVQDELLYARDLIKDAKNSRALFPSLYELGHVLANDGPVRQRLESVASEVSKAVDKELQVILESMVSLTQELCPVAMRVAEGHNKMLSNVAERVTVPRNFIRGALLEQAGQDIQNKLDEVKLSVVTYLTNSIVDEILQELYHSHKSLARHLAQLKTLSDPPSGPGQGQDPSSRGRGRNHDHEETTDDELGTNIDTMAIKKQKRCRKIRPVSAFISGSPQDMESQLGSLGIPPGWFSGLGSSQPTGSGSWEGLSELPTHGYKLRHQTQGRPRPPRTIPPGPGRPSVPITGTRQENGMATRLDEGLEDFFSRRVMDESSSYPRTLRTLRPGLSEPPLPPLQKKRRRGLFHFRRPRSFKGDRGPGSPTTGLLLPPPPPPPPTQESPPSPDPPSLGNNSSPCWSPEEESGPLPGFGGSRGPSFRRKMGTEGAEPGEGGLAPGTAQQPRVHGVALPGLGRAKGWSFDGKREGTGPDLEGSVQAWQKRRSSDDAGPGAWKPPPPPQSTKPSFSAMRRAEATWHIAEESAPNHSCQSPSPASQDGEEEKEGAQFPERTVPTRNAKLQDPPLASRAPKPVAVPRGRRPPQEPGGREEAEAGGAVLGMNKPRLRLGSQQDQEETEVQGPPDPGRRTAPLKPKRTRRAQSCDKLEPDRRQPPDPTGTSEPGTD